The Manis javanica isolate MJ-LG chromosome 2, MJ_LKY, whole genome shotgun sequence genome contains a region encoding:
- the HHLA1 gene encoding HERV-H LTR-associating protein 1 produces MLGFLVPGPLVRLCVGLACVLSLWNTVSGNRDVKKEKDVAFLVSGFEGEEKKEQGMAFLDTTELPARSVDLSALNLTELVNGMLRRALKDSKRFFSLLSITSYSSFAFHKLSVAIYNISNLKTVDPVKFPTRYCYCLNNRTSDVSDFTALLVDVIGNSTSFLTEIFKSTSILSVSQMNESDCIFICTMTGKSGRNLSDFWEMAEKSPVINYTFTSSMSGVLGDIYQGDGRDVKARAHKPADMARNAPSARSPGHQSVGAENLTQDGDDSSFGGRADGGHRQAPPAACQDRGLCGQRLSHPSRLGQAWASTLPVPWAQSIGEKTPGAPPWKTRSSTPTSPAEAMSSRSLPGPPAWTAATRDSPSQTSQATGTFTAGTQTPSPTKAPAPRYPQTGDFPAVLPFAPGEQPALLRGPHRVSRCPQPFLKEGAKTAASVTPAIQKLSPCLMELCRFFQQCLCRSQRRDPRVEAMRYCLEHYSWFLKNATYICQRVERVSHSHTLKQKCLENICKSV; encoded by the exons ATGCTGGGCTTCCTGGTACCTGGTCCTCTGGTGAGACTGTGCGTGGGCCTTGCATGTGTCCTGTCCCTTTGGAACACAG tgtctGGAAATAGAGatgttaagaaagaaaaagatgtggCTTTCCTTG TGTCTGGCTttgaaggagaagagaagaaggaaCAGGGGATGGCCTTTCTTGATACCACAG AACTGCCCGCAAGGTCAGTTGATCTGTCAGCACTTAACCTGACAGAGCTGGTGAATGGGATGCTGAGGAGAGCTTTAAAAG ACAGCAAGAGGTTCTTCTCCTTGCTGAGCATCACCTCCTACAGTTCCTTTGCCTTCCACAAGTTGTCTGTGGCCATTTACAACA TTTCCAACCTGAAGACCGTGGACCCAGTGAAATTCCCCACACGCTACTGCTACTGTCTGAACAATCGGACCAGTGACGTATCAG ATTTCACAGCCCTGCTGGTGGATGTTATTGGGAATTCTACCAGCTTCCTCACAGAAATTTTTAAGTCGACCTCCATCCTTTCAG TGAGTCAGATGAATGAATCCGATTGCATCTTCATCTGTACGATGACAGGAAAGTCAG GACGGAATCTTTCCGACTTCTGGGAGATGGCAGAGAAATCACCTGTTATCAATTACACATTTACCAGCAGCATGTCTGGTGTTCTGG GTGACAT CTACCAGGGGGACGGACGTGACGTCAAAGCTCGCGCCCACAAGCCAGCAGACATGGCCAGGAACGCGCCCTCTGCGAGAAGCCCTGGGCACCAGAGTGTCGGTGCAGAGAACCTCACCCAGGATGGAGACGACTCCTCCTTTGGAGGGAGAGCAGACGGCGGGCACAGACAGGCTCCCCCCGCTGCGTGCCAGGACCGCGGCCTCTGCGGGCAGCGCCTCTCCCACCCTTCCAGGCTTGG GCAGGCATGGGCTTCCACACTGCCTGTGCCCTGGGCTCAGAGCATCGGTGAGAAAACACCTGGAGCGCCTCCCTGGAAAACACGCTCCTCCACACCGACTTCTCCTGCTGAGGCCATGAGCTCGAGAAGCCTGCCTGGGCCTCCTGCCTGGACAGCGGCCACACGTGACAGCCCATCCCAGACCAGCCAAGCCACAG GAACATTCACCGCTGGCACACAGACTCCGAGTCCAACCAAGGCACCGGCACCCAGATACCCACAGACAG GTGACTTCCCCGCCGTGTTGCCGTTTGCTCCTGGAGAACAGCCAGCCTTGCTCCGAGGACCCCATCGAGTTTCAA GGTGTCCTCAGCCGTTCCTCAAAGAAGGGGCCAAGACAGCTGCTTCTGTTACCCCGGCCATCCAGAAGCTCAGCCCTTGCCTGATGGAGCTATGCCGCTTTTTCCAGCAATGTCTCTGCAGGAGCCAGAGAAGAGACCCCAGGGTGGAGGCCATGAG